The Gossypium arboreum isolate Shixiya-1 chromosome 2, ASM2569848v2, whole genome shotgun sequence region CGAAATTGCGCTGGCCCACACCAATCAGAAAAGGGAACACTGAAGAAGCAGCCTTTGATGGACTGCGGTATTCCAAGTTTAGTCCATAAAGAGGATGAGGGGCAGCAATGTCTGAGAATGTGTCTCCAATTAGAGGTTGCAGTCAGGGCAAGTATTCACAACTTGCATGGCACGGGAGCTAAGGAAATCACGAGTTGGCGACACTTGGTTTGCAAGTCCCAAGCTCGACTCGAAATTTAGAATTTGATACTAAATTCAAGTtcaatcaaatatttatttttaaagttcAAGCTTAGTTGGAAATATAATTAAGCTTTTAGTGGTCAAACTCAGTTAAGTTTGTATATCATTCTTCATATTTAAGCTTGAATTTGTATTTGATTAAGCTTGTATTATTAATACTCAAGCTTGGCTCAATAAATAAGCTTAATTTTAATAATTGATATCAAtggaaataatataatttaataatatattaaaataaaatgattgatAAGGCTCCCAAGTTGCTTGAGCCGAGTATCATTTAGCTGAAATGATAGCTTGAGTTGAGTATTTTTCAGTTCAAATGATAGTTCGAGCTTGGCTCAACAATTACCAAATCATGTTCAAGTTCTTCTCAAATCAGACTCAAATAGCTTACAAATGCCAATATCTCATTTATACCCTTACTCTAACATTAATAGCATGTTAGagtcataatttttttaataaaatttgataaattagaatatgtcatgtcaaatcattaaaaacaaaaacaaaatgtgAAAACTTACTTGAATCCATCAATACATTGAAATCTTCAAGTTTTATGGTTTTGATCTTCTGAATTAGCACACAATTTTAGAGGTGACTCCCTCTTTTTTGAAGAtgagatattagaaaagttaCTTATAATTTGAGAACCATAACCTTAATATGTAACTTTTGCATATTAACTTTAATGTATAATTAACccatcatcaattagaaattagttacctataatttattaaatatcttAAGCCCAATTAACCTTAACTAGATGAGATCACTTTAATTTAAACTAacatttttatgatagtaaaatacATACAATTATTACTTATTACATATGTTATGTACATAAAATATCCAAATATCCCCCACTTtgactacatatatatatacacttatcaCCTTATAATTGTATCTTATCATAAGCTTACGAACTCAAaaatttactattataattaGAAGGTATCCTGAATAATCGCATCTATTAGCCACGTTGACATAGAACTAAGAAGACTTCTTTTACATATATCATAATTAAATTCATCCCcgatcacgtatattaacacaaaAAACTATATATATCAAATATAAATGTGTAACATAGAAATTATATACAATATGACTTAAATATATCTATTTCCAATTGATCATCTTTAAATcttaatcatattaaattttatttgaatGTGTTAATACAAACAAATAACTAAGGATGAAAGCTTTTCACATTGCTTGAATGTTCTTCATAATGcttaaaactcaaattttgtttcaaaaaaaaaaaaaacaactcaaATTTTGTATTTTGCAACAACCTTTATTTTCTTGTAATCTCAGCTTGGATGTTGTTAGTTTTATTCTTCTTCTCTTGTATGTTATCTTCCATACAACTTTGTTATGAATATTTACATGTTTAAATATCATGGTACATTTATTGTTtaagtattttttttcttttttggataAAGCAAATAACAATGGTGGAATTATGAAAATAGCatgtaaatataatttttaacaacatttattgtagcaccccaaacccggcccagaagttttagccggatccggcatgccacatcaaaaacgttaaaaaatttTTCCAtcctaagtccagaaaatcgtacttgatgttcaaaagattaattcattaagggttaaagtgaatggaagctgtacaccaggtaggaaaccggaaaagaggtggtgagtccatcggactacttaagtaccaagctcccttcggatccaatcctagacatgcataccgtcattgccacactttaacgtcatggatatttctaggaaaccgatttgattaagttatttttaggaaaagtgattaattttggaaaatactttcattgcggaagatTTGCTTGttctcgtgttattttgaaatcaactgttgtttttgaaaacgcgccctaaagctatccaatttcaacagttaaaataagtaatacctatcttagtaataaatattaaaaccattaaaaataattaagcggccttattacatttaaaagcccaaaacctcaaatgtaattaaaaggatgtcctgttcaccagaagaaaatcaaactttcagaacgggtggccactccgaattccctcacagctccaagcccactatggttggggatttcctgcgtggatgaaaataaaagggtgagtttggggaaactcaacgtaaattaacccaaccatagcctatatcagctcaaaccacgaaatagaataagttggccttagcctgaatgtaattgaataaagcccataggcccataacaaaatgtaatgatattacatgtttatgcgtaaacccaaccatatccaaccgtatacaccccataccaaccttacaccgtgtgggagacaactcgacccacccaaccgctacacaccacagaatttgcagcatggctgcgagcagataatgtgacagagtcacgaaATAGATAATCGTGCGTAACCactgtatcagatatatgtggcgagccaccagatcgaatatttgtggcatagccaccgtaacgcttcctccataatataacccatgtccccatgcaacagatatataatcatggcatacatcatacgtaatcgatcgtcatgcttttcaacaaaattaaccctaggggtataacggtaattttgcacctaggggtataacagtaattttccatacataggggtattatagtaatttagctacttttagggttttcatgcatatcctaactattacgtactatcagaacacttacacatacttatcgaattgggcccgttggcccatgaacccgatctttggcccattaagcccaaattatcaaaatgtactaaaATGGCTTGTATTgcgtttattactttagattaccaaatatacaaacccaactatcttacgagcattcgcacacttcgcaaattcccaaaataatgacttttcggcatttcgcttttcggcttttgccaatctagtctatgagagggtgtcgattacacacatttgcttatgacgatatcttgatttgatccacacacgaaccgcctacaattggattactaacacgttaatctaactattcaaatacaaactacgtattaaccccttacaatattcggccaaccacacctacagatcatagtaagcttataagaaatcaataagcaactcattaacaaatttttgtcaatgtttaccacatagtcataatttcactgcaagttgtcttcctgagcaacagtcactaaattatttataattggagctacgaaactccaaatcaagtgtcgttaattttacctgaaaatagactcatatatcttttatccataaaattttcagaatttttggtatggccaatcaataccagatttttctcaaagtttcccatgtttcactgtttgactaatctgaccactcttcattacgaatcaaatttctcattgtacagaattaaaaatatgttcttgtttatttcattagaaactagactcaataagctttaattacataatttattcagcttctaattcatctcccacaatttatggtgattttccaaagtcacgttactgctgctgtcccaagcagatttattaccaaatcactctttcacacataccttgcatgcatgttatttaaacatgtatatcaccaatcaatcatcacatatctatgattttacttaagtataatctccatttcatcattttaaagcacaacatgttagctgatttttcctttaacatctaaggcacatgcatgctcatttgtttggctcaacttcacctatcttccatttttcatcaaaagaacatgaaacaacaaccatttccttcattttaattcatgactaaatgctcacaacacaactaaaaatcaaaatatacttcaagagttaaggtagaatcaagaagaactcatgaacctcaaaatagaagcaaggtaccaagaacttaccttcaattttcctcctcctaatgaccaaatactcaagagctttctcctctcctttctcttctctaactttcagctatgatgaacaaagatggacaaaactttgttcttttcaccctttttcttttaataaaacttcatatttcatccatttaattctttaatacaaaagacatgaaattcttatcatgaaacatttacctaacccattatcatgatacatttacctaacccattatcatggaacatttacctaacctattatcattgaacatttacctaacctattatcaatttgtatcaatttgtaccataaattatggatatcaagtgtacattttgtctacaacaacatgatggctggccacttcatgtaaaatgggaggtttgtcatgcaaatcctcctattttgcactcctatttatttggccacttcaatttagcctatagcattttcaaacattttcacataggtcctatttcataatttcaccccctttttcttatggaacaaaaattaactaaaattgtcgggttctatcttaagcttgggctttctagaggcccactaacataattaaacctatgccaacattcacaggattcccgaaaattggggcttTACATTTATAaatgtttcaaaatttttctataaatatatgtatattaacatttaaatttaaatataatttttattggtACTTCAAAATATCTTGAAAAGTATGTTACAAgagttaaaatgaaaatttttatgggcaaatactaacattttacaGCCTACAGGCACTTGTGGTCAATCGATGGTTAAAGGACTGTTGGtgaaatttatagtaaatttttttttatttttttaccaaCGCTTATAGATGCTATAAAATGAGTATTTTTTTGTGGTCAGGGAAATTAGAATTTGTGGAGATAGCCGATTGAGTTTTAATTCGATTGACACGAGTGTTATTGCTAATGCAAGAGAAAGTGGGTTCGAGTATGCTAAAATGcattatccttttatttatgaGTTGAAGAAATACTATAAGTAAATTTAAAAagcgtaaaaaaaaaaatataattagaacctaaaaaaaaaaagatatagtACATCAATATACATGGtaattctttcaaatatatatatatatatatggtaagttatGCATTATTAAGATAATTAATCCTTTTTATAATAAGATATTTAAACCTTTTATAATCAAGGTCTGATATTACGCATCCTCTAATGGAAAGTAATAAACATTTCATGAACTAATATTAAAACTGTCCTTTTATAAACCACATGTCTTATTTAAAAATTGCAATCAGCAGCACTGGGCTTTTCCAAAGACAGATTGGGAAATGGGAACCCAATTTTCAGTAGCTATTTGCCTAATGGTTTTCACTCTTGCTTGTGCATCCCTTGCCCAAAACCCCTCTAATGAAGATTACCTTAACGTCCATAATGCAGCTCGTGCAGAGGTTGGGGTTGGACCAATGACTTGGGATGCCACTGTCGCTGCCTATGCACAGCAATATGCTAGTAAAAGGATTGCAGACTGCGATTTGATTCATTCAACTGGACTCTATGGTGAGAACCTTGCGGAAGCCTCCTACGCCTTAAGTGGTGCGGAAGCAGTGACATTGTGGGTGGACGAGAAGCCTCACTACAACTACGACGCCAATCAATGTGTTGGTGGAGAGTGTTTGCATTATACGCAGGTGGTTTGGCGAAATTCAACCCGCCTGGGGTGTGCTAGAGTTAAGTGCAGCAGTGGCTGGTGGTTCGTCACCTGCAACTATGATCCTCCAGGGAACATTGTTGGTGAACGTCCCTATTAATCTATTTATTAGTTTTCTAATTGGTCTTTTAATTTGTACAATATAATAATactatgattttgattgatgcaATATTAAAATGCATATAATTTTACATTTAGTTTACCCAActgccttttatttatttattactttgaTATAAATTTAAGAGGTAATTTTCTCTTTCAAAAGAAACACACATATTTTTCTTTGAATATCAATCAAACCAATCctccaaaatgttttataaatttcaaTCCAAATTCCAAATGCACATTTGTgaatattaaaatcaaattaaattatgGAGATAAGTTGTCTTTGGTTTAAATATTTCCTAAATCTTTTCTTTTAAAACtcattttcttttgattttcactttcaaaaatcaaaaatttgtgagtaattttatacatgaaattttgatttgatctaaTTTTTACAAACTATtcacacaattattgatatatcatcgctttatgtttatatattgcatatacaaataattatgtttatccgatataaaaattaattggagtatttatttttaaatgtgcataattaaattaaaattaaagttttatgtaTACATTTAAATCGAGTCAAAATTTGATGTGTATAATTGTACCAAATCAAAGTTTTTATATCAAATTGCACAttgaatcaaagttcatgtataattttaagatttgtccctataaaataaattttacgcATTTTCTTTGTAACGGCACAATTTCCAGTGGTATAGGAAATTACAATTTTGGGACCTCGTTTTCGTAAaccaagtttgtaaatattaaataaggaTATTTACGGAGTTATTATATAGGAGAATTAAATTTTTATGATCAATTTAGCCGAAATTGTGGTTAATTAAGAtctaaggattaaattataaagtctaatcactataaattattttattaggaAATAGCTTGAGGACttaaattgtaattaaataaatatccaAAATAGCAATTAGACCATGCATAAATAAAAGTTATTGAATGGTAATGATAATggtgaattaattaaataaattaaagttaattaaaattaaaacataattaattaactaattaaagacTTAATCTATGTATAAATATGAAGTTGGTGGACAGAGAGGGGATTTATCATCTTCCCCAACcatccaaaaaagaaaaaatcaaataGGGGAGGACGCCATTAAAGGTTTTCAAGCTTTTAGTTTCATTTTCAAGTAAGTTGTTACCTATTTTCTTTGCACTATTATTACTGTTATTGATTATtcctattatattattatttttagttttgttCCTTATTTGgttctttctattattatttggttttttaACTTTAGTATTGTGGAAACTATTTTTTGAaatcgaaaaaataaaaataaaaatagaattcgccaccaattatttttttataaaatgtgattaggtcacctcgtaatttgattgttttaataaacgatttaatttactaaaacaacaatttttggTCTATAAACTTTGAGAAATGAGTTtgggagtcgattacgcacgaggaaggattagcaatTTCGTAAtgcctaaaattggtacctagttgattaatt contains the following coding sequences:
- the LOC108466726 gene encoding basic form of pathogenesis-related protein 1-like, which codes for MGTQFSVAICLMVFTLACASLAQNPSNEDYLNVHNAARAEVGVGPMTWDATVAAYAQQYASKRIADCDLIHSTGLYGENLAEASYALSGAEAVTLWVDEKPHYNYDANQCVGGECLHYTQVVWRNSTRLGCARVKCSSGWWFVTCNYDPPGNIVGERPY